The proteins below are encoded in one region of Candidatus Moraniibacteriota bacterium:
- a CDS encoding prepilin peptidase — protein MNFFFIFFVFGLIIGSFLNVLVYRLRDAETLMGRSFCRQCKHQIRWYDNIPLVSFIVLRGSCRDCETRISWQYPALELLTGIVFGLIGYLFFDPLVGSALSETLWLVVTVSCLLVIGAYDLRFMEIPMIVLGVSAVATLLYLVQTFLLSGEAFLASSLWYGLLGAFVIGGFFFLLVWMSHETWMGWGDVWLGAVAGLIVGLPLVLPMLTLSFGLGALVGLVAIALQKKGMKSQIPFAPFLTAGIILILFSAKFFPFFSLFVI, from the coding sequence ATGAATTTTTTCTTCATCTTTTTTGTTTTTGGACTCATCATCGGGAGCTTTCTCAATGTGCTTGTGTATCGATTGCGAGATGCCGAGACGCTCATGGGACGGTCGTTTTGTCGCCAGTGCAAACATCAGATACGCTGGTATGACAACATTCCTCTCGTGAGTTTCATTGTACTCCGTGGCTCGTGCCGAGACTGTGAAACGCGGATTTCTTGGCAGTATCCTGCTCTCGAGCTTCTGACGGGTATTGTATTTGGTCTGATCGGATATCTGTTCTTCGACCCGCTCGTCGGATCAGCTCTCTCTGAAACGCTCTGGCTTGTTGTGACGGTGAGTTGTCTCCTCGTCATCGGAGCGTATGATCTCCGTTTTATGGAAATACCGATGATAGTACTTGGTGTGAGTGCGGTCGCCACACTTCTCTATCTCGTGCAGACATTTCTCCTTTCGGGAGAGGCGTTCCTCGCTTCATCGCTCTGGTACGGGCTTCTCGGTGCATTCGTCATCGGGGGATTCTTCTTCCTTCTTGTGTGGATGTCGCACGAGACATGGATGGGATGGGGAGATGTGTGGCTCGGTGCGGTCGCGGGACTCATCGTCGGATTGCCACTCGTTCTTCCGATGCTCACATTATCGTTTGGTCTCGGGGCGCTCGTCGGTCTCGTCGCTATTGCGCTCCAGAAGAAGGGGATGAAGAGTCAGATACCGTTTGCTCCATTCCTCACCGCAGGAATCATACTCATTCTTTTTAGTGCCAAGTTTTTCCCTTTCTTTTCATTGTTTGTGATTTAG
- a CDS encoding type II secretion system protein, with product MKKVLKGFTLIELLIVIAIIGILASVVLVSLSGARVKAQVASFKSEVSGAIPGLTIACDTAVLTAANLPVTSNHTVGVIVTGGSTADCGVSGSGVFDVTVSPVVSAVNTACGLTHITNTGITYTNAC from the coding sequence ATGAAAAAAGTATTGAAGGGTTTTACCCTTATCGAACTCCTCATCGTTATTGCCATCATTGGTATTCTCGCCTCAGTTGTGTTGGTGAGTTTGTCTGGAGCTCGTGTCAAAGCTCAAGTAGCATCTTTCAAATCAGAAGTATCAGGAGCTATTCCTGGATTAACTATTGCATGTGATACCGCTGTTTTAACAGCCGCTAATCTTCCAGTAACTTCGAATCATACCGTAGGGGTCATAGTCACAGGTGGTTCTACAGCTGATTGTGGCGTGAGTGGTAGTGGTGTTTTTGATGTTACCGTTTCTCCAGTTGTATCGGCCGTGAATACGGCTTGTGGATTGACGCATATTACCAATACAGGCATCACATACACAAATGCTTGTTAA
- a CDS encoding type II secretion system protein yields the protein MKNIKKGFTLIELLIVIAIIGILASVVLVSLSGARAKAQKASFKSEVTGAVPGFISACDDALIALPADTATTNWAGASIDLNDCGPTGDGQITITGIAPFATLTGCTGADINVNTTGSGPDFTNCP from the coding sequence ATGAAAAATATAAAGAAGGGTTTTACCCTTATCGAACTCCTCATCGTTATTGCCATCATTGGTATTCTCGCCTCAGTTGTGTTGGTGAGCTTGTCTGGAGCAAGAGCAAAGGCTCAGAAGGCATCTTTCAAATCAGAAGTGACTGGAGCTGTTCCTGGTTTTATTTCTGCTTGTGATGATGCATTGATTGCTCTACCTGCTGATACTGCTACAACAAACTGGGCAGGAGCCTCAATTGATCTCAACGATTGTGGGCCTACAGGCGATGGACAAATTACGATTACAGGTATCGCTCCTTTTGCTACTCTTACCGGTTGCACAGGCGCAGATATCAATGTCAACACCACAGGAAGTGGTCCTGATTTTACCAATTGTCCATAA
- a CDS encoding type II secretion system F family protein, whose amino-acid sequence MKFLFKAKNDAGQIREGVIEAISQDLAAKILEKNGYTPITIAEDKTVDFFGKNFAKMLNGVSQKELMIFFRQLATLVEARVSIVLSLQTIGEQSENQYLRIIINEIGNDIKDGASFSDALGKHEDVFSSLTVSMIRAGEVSGNLRQSLEFVAQSIQKNYELTSKIKSALYYPAFVLSFAFIVGFLVVTFILPKITVMIKDLNVPIPWYTKVLINFGDFMSEYWIGTLFLIAALIGGIVYYLKTDEGKYEWQIIALKIPVVGGLLRNIYITRFAENLSALLVSGIPVVRSLIIVADVVGNHVYKEMILKAAEDVKVGGSMSTSFLQARDMPMIVAQMIRIGEESGTLPQVLNSVGTFYNQEVDTTTKNLTSLMEPVMIVLLGIGVGILVVGVLMPIYNVAGQL is encoded by the coding sequence ATGAAATTTTTATTCAAAGCCAAGAACGATGCAGGGCAGATACGTGAAGGGGTGATCGAAGCGATCAGTCAGGATCTCGCTGCCAAGATTCTCGAGAAGAATGGGTATACACCAATCACGATTGCAGAGGACAAAACCGTTGATTTTTTCGGGAAAAATTTTGCAAAAATGTTGAACGGTGTCAGTCAGAAGGAATTGATGATTTTCTTTCGTCAGTTGGCGACACTCGTCGAGGCACGCGTTTCCATTGTCCTCTCTCTCCAAACTATCGGTGAACAATCAGAAAATCAGTATTTGCGAATTATCATCAACGAAATCGGTAATGATATCAAGGATGGTGCGTCGTTCTCTGACGCTCTCGGAAAACATGAGGACGTCTTTTCTTCACTCACAGTCAGTATGATCCGTGCCGGAGAAGTATCGGGCAACCTGCGACAGTCTCTCGAGTTTGTCGCTCAGAGTATCCAGAAAAATTATGAGCTCACGTCCAAGATAAAGAGTGCTCTGTACTATCCAGCCTTCGTTCTTTCTTTTGCGTTCATCGTCGGATTTCTCGTCGTGACATTCATCCTCCCGAAAATCACCGTGATGATCAAGGATCTCAACGTTCCTATTCCATGGTATACCAAGGTACTCATCAATTTCGGAGACTTTATGAGCGAGTATTGGATAGGGACTCTTTTCCTTATTGCAGCTCTCATAGGCGGTATCGTGTACTATCTGAAGACCGATGAAGGGAAATATGAGTGGCAGATCATCGCCCTCAAGATTCCTGTAGTAGGAGGACTCCTTCGTAATATCTATATCACCCGTTTTGCAGAGAACCTGAGTGCTCTCCTCGTGAGTGGTATCCCTGTCGTACGATCGCTCATCATCGTCGCAGATGTCGTCGGGAATCATGTATACAAAGAGATGATTCTCAAAGCAGCCGAAGATGTCAAAGTAGGAGGATCGATGAGTACTTCTTTCTTGCAAGCGAGAGATATGCCGATGATCGTCGCTCAAATGATCCGTATCGGTGAAGAATCAGGAACACTCCCACAGGTATTGAATAGCGTCGGAACATTCTATAACCAAGAAGTAGATACGACGACCAAGAACCTCACCTCACTGATGGAACCAGTAATGATCGTGCTCCTCGGTATCGGTGTCGGTATATTGGTTGTCGGTGTGCTCATGCCGATCTACAATGTCGCTGGTCAATTGTAA
- a CDS encoding PilT/PilU family type 4a pilus ATPase yields the protein MDTLDVEQRLKKLLLLMGQQGASDLHLVVGRYPTFRIDGKLRPVGEETILTPADTKALSGILLTEEKKQELVSLGQTDFSYSLDDTIRFRTNVFLQKGYISITMRFVMDRLRNLEELSIPESLYEFAKYSQGLVLITGPVGHGKSTTLAALIDYINHNQEKHIVTIEDPIEFVYNQDRCIINQREIGRDAKSFPDALRAIFREDVNVVLLGELRDLETISTAMTAAETGHLIFATLHTNDSTQTIDRIIDVFPSHQQNQIRFQLASVLLGVVSQRLIPRIGGGRIPAVELMFRNHAVENLIRENKINQIDSVIETGLKEGMISLDRVLADYVRKGLISVDDAFSFAKNRDYLQMLMSKE from the coding sequence ATGGATACTCTAGACGTAGAACAACGATTGAAGAAACTTCTCCTCCTGATGGGTCAGCAGGGAGCTTCTGATTTACATCTTGTGGTCGGTCGTTACCCGACATTTCGTATCGATGGCAAACTCCGTCCAGTCGGAGAAGAGACCATCCTGACTCCTGCTGATACCAAGGCACTGAGTGGAATTCTCTTGACCGAAGAAAAAAAACAAGAGCTCGTCTCTCTCGGACAGACAGACTTTTCCTATAGTCTCGATGACACGATCCGTTTTCGTACGAACGTCTTTCTTCAGAAAGGATATATCAGTATTACCATGCGGTTCGTGATGGATCGATTGCGTAACCTCGAAGAATTGAGTATCCCAGAGTCTCTCTACGAATTTGCCAAGTATTCCCAAGGGTTGGTGCTCATCACGGGTCCAGTCGGCCATGGTAAATCGACGACACTCGCTGCTCTCATTGATTATATCAATCACAATCAAGAAAAACACATCGTCACTATCGAAGACCCGATCGAGTTTGTCTATAATCAGGACCGATGTATCATCAACCAGCGTGAGATCGGACGTGATGCCAAGAGTTTTCCCGATGCACTCCGAGCTATTTTTCGTGAAGACGTGAACGTAGTACTCCTCGGTGAGCTCCGTGATCTCGAAACCATCAGTACTGCGATGACCGCTGCCGAGACAGGACACCTCATCTTTGCAACTCTCCATACCAATGACAGTACACAGACCATCGATCGTATTATCGACGTTTTCCCATCACACCAGCAGAACCAGATTCGTTTCCAGTTGGCGAGTGTGCTTCTCGGTGTTGTCTCACAACGATTGATCCCTCGTATCGGCGGTGGACGTATACCTGCCGTAGAACTGATGTTTAGGAACCATGCAGTAGAAAACCTCATACGCGAGAACAAGATCAATCAGATCGACTCAGTGATCGAAACAGGACTGAAAGAGGGGATGATATCACTCGATCGTGTTTTGGCTGATTATGTGAGAAAAGGGTTGATCAGTGTGGATGATGCCTTCTCTTTTGCGAAGAATCGTGATTATCTCCAGATGCTTATGAGTAAAGAATAG
- a CDS encoding GspE/PulE family protein, with the protein MPEATATSQTLDVEETELAERAKKLGIALLSVIPRELDKTILALIPEDTARRYQMVPFKKTKSALSIAMVDPEDYEALNVLRFLAEKEHITIQITLVSKKIFAEIAKYYTSADIALRDAIVSLKKNADENIQGTARQSREGVAVEGFQDAPIANLVETIVQKSIDGRASDIHIEPIENNFRVRFRVDGILQSQLIFPIEIGRAVIARIKILANLKIDEKRKPQDGRFQFDKQDGTSIDLRVSSLPVVEGEKIVMRVLDKSANSTDMEELGLWGRNRTVLEKRIQEPYGVVLLTGPTGSGKTTTLYSFLQTLNKEDRNIVTLEDPVEYYVEGINQSQIKPEIGYTFASGLRSILRQDPNVIMVGEIRDVETAELVIHAALTGHLVFSTLHTNDALGSIPRLIDMGMEPFLLASALQVVAAQRLVRRLCEHCKEEFFPSPEQEKYIRELFEAIPLEEIVAFGFDKKQEMVFARGKGCEKCNQSGYKGRIAIYEVIEVDNIMRAIISDKKGNEGETRQAAINQGMTTMKQNGILVALKKITSLEEIERVTQGSILVDEE; encoded by the coding sequence ATGCCAGAAGCTACAGCAACATCACAAACACTCGATGTCGAAGAGACAGAGCTCGCCGAACGTGCTAAAAAACTCGGCATTGCTCTTCTGTCTGTTATTCCGAGAGAATTGGACAAGACAATCCTCGCTCTCATTCCCGAAGATACTGCAAGAAGGTATCAGATGGTTCCCTTCAAGAAAACCAAGTCTGCACTTTCTATCGCCATGGTAGATCCGGAAGATTATGAGGCTTTGAATGTACTCCGTTTTCTTGCCGAGAAAGAGCATATCACTATACAGATCACACTTGTTTCAAAGAAAATTTTTGCTGAAATTGCCAAATATTATACGAGTGCGGATATAGCACTGAGAGATGCTATTGTCTCTCTCAAAAAAAATGCAGATGAAAATATTCAAGGGACTGCCAGACAGAGTCGAGAAGGTGTTGCTGTCGAAGGATTTCAGGATGCTCCTATTGCCAACCTTGTCGAAACCATTGTCCAAAAATCTATCGACGGGAGAGCGAGCGATATCCATATCGAACCTATCGAGAATAATTTTCGTGTTCGTTTTCGTGTGGACGGTATCCTCCAGTCACAGCTTATTTTTCCTATAGAAATAGGTCGGGCAGTGATCGCTCGTATCAAGATTCTGGCCAATCTCAAGATAGATGAGAAGCGTAAACCACAAGATGGTCGTTTCCAATTCGATAAACAGGATGGTACCTCTATCGATTTACGTGTATCCAGTCTTCCTGTTGTCGAAGGAGAAAAAATCGTGATGCGTGTTCTCGACAAGAGTGCGAACTCGACGGATATGGAAGAACTCGGACTTTGGGGAAGAAATCGTACTGTTCTCGAAAAACGTATACAAGAACCATACGGAGTTGTTCTCCTCACTGGACCGACTGGTTCAGGAAAGACGACAACACTCTATTCCTTTTTGCAAACTTTGAATAAGGAAGATCGCAATATCGTCACTCTCGAAGATCCTGTTGAATACTATGTTGAAGGAATCAATCAGAGTCAGATCAAACCAGAAATCGGTTATACGTTTGCGAGTGGACTCCGATCTATCCTCCGTCAAGATCCAAACGTGATCATGGTGGGAGAAATCCGTGATGTGGAGACGGCAGAACTCGTGATTCACGCTGCTCTCACAGGACACCTCGTTTTTTCGACGCTCCATACGAATGATGCACTAGGTTCTATTCCACGTCTGATCGATATGGGGATGGAACCATTCCTCCTGGCCTCGGCCCTCCAAGTCGTGGCGGCTCAGCGCCTCGTACGTCGTCTGTGCGAACACTGCAAAGAAGAGTTTTTCCCTTCCCCAGAACAAGAAAAGTATATTCGAGAATTGTTCGAAGCTATTCCTCTTGAGGAAATAGTCGCATTCGGTTTCGATAAAAAGCAAGAAATGGTATTCGCGAGAGGAAAAGGGTGTGAAAAATGCAACCAATCCGGATACAAGGGACGTATCGCTATTTATGAGGTTATAGAAGTAGACAATATAATGCGTGCGATCATCTCTGATAAAAAAGGAAATGAAGGGGAGACGCGACAAGCAGCTATCAATCAGGGTATGACAACGATGAAACAGAATGGTATCCTCGTGGCTCTCAAAAAAATCACTTCACTCGAAGAAATCGAACGCGTGACACAGGGATCGATTCTCGTCGATGAAGAATAG